One genomic segment of Pseudonocardia sp. T1-2H includes these proteins:
- a CDS encoding long-chain-fatty-acid--CoA ligase, which yields MTVTQPSPVTIRLPGNGHNWLDQLDRHAHQKAEQTALSFRGEATSWAELRRRVRTLAGALAGSGVAEGDRVAVLMGNRPEFVETVLAANLLGAIAVPVNFRLSADEVAYILADSGAVALAVDQELAPLAAQVRGSLTVVVAGADPAAAGAGALSFDELVAGPASPLPERVIDERDPALIMYTSGTTGRPKGAVLSHLNLSAQTGTIVRYWRLYREDDVNLCASPMFHIAAIGSIAPMIAVGGTTVIMPSGAFDPETLLDTVERERVTHLFLVPAQWQVVVGLPGASRRASTLRVMCWGAAPATVTLLETMAATFPGIANVATFGQTEMSPVTCVLDGDDALRKIGSVGRPVPANAVRIVDEAMNDVRQGEVGEIVYRGPNLMSGYWNKPEATAEAFEGGWFHSGDLVREDADGFLYVVDRKKDMIISGGENIYCAEVENVLAAHPAVADVAVVAAPHERWGETPVAVVVAADPAAPPTLDDLADWCRTRLASYKKPTQLLLLDALPRNASGKVLKPVLRQTVRT from the coding sequence ATGACCGTCACACAGCCCTCGCCCGTCACCATCCGGCTCCCCGGCAACGGCCACAACTGGCTGGACCAGCTCGACCGGCATGCCCACCAGAAGGCGGAGCAGACCGCGCTGAGCTTCCGCGGCGAGGCGACGAGCTGGGCCGAGCTGCGCCGCCGGGTCCGGACCCTGGCCGGCGCGCTCGCCGGGAGCGGCGTCGCCGAGGGCGACCGGGTCGCGGTGCTGATGGGCAACCGGCCCGAGTTCGTGGAGACGGTGCTGGCCGCGAACCTGCTCGGCGCGATCGCGGTGCCGGTGAACTTCCGGCTCAGCGCCGACGAGGTGGCCTACATCCTCGCCGACAGCGGGGCGGTCGCCCTGGCCGTCGACCAGGAACTGGCGCCGCTCGCCGCCCAGGTCCGCGGCTCGCTGACCGTCGTGGTGGCCGGCGCGGACCCCGCGGCCGCCGGGGCCGGCGCCCTGTCCTTCGACGAACTGGTGGCCGGCCCCGCGTCGCCGCTCCCGGAGCGCGTGATCGACGAGCGCGATCCGGCGCTGATCATGTACACGTCGGGGACCACCGGCCGGCCCAAGGGCGCGGTGCTGTCGCATCTGAACCTGAGCGCACAGACCGGCACGATCGTCCGGTACTGGCGGCTCTACCGCGAGGACGACGTCAACCTGTGCGCCTCGCCCATGTTCCACATCGCGGCCATCGGCTCGATCGCGCCGATGATCGCCGTCGGTGGGACCACGGTGATCATGCCGAGCGGCGCCTTCGACCCCGAGACGCTCCTGGACACCGTCGAGCGCGAGCGGGTCACCCACCTGTTCCTGGTCCCGGCCCAGTGGCAGGTGGTCGTCGGGCTGCCGGGCGCGTCCCGCCGGGCGTCGACCCTGCGCGTCATGTGCTGGGGCGCGGCGCCCGCCACCGTCACGCTGCTGGAGACGATGGCCGCGACGTTCCCGGGCATCGCCAACGTCGCGACCTTCGGCCAGACCGAGATGTCCCCGGTGACCTGCGTGCTCGACGGCGACGACGCCCTCCGCAAGATCGGTTCGGTCGGGCGGCCGGTCCCGGCGAACGCGGTCCGGATCGTCGACGAGGCGATGAACGACGTGCGGCAGGGCGAGGTCGGCGAGATCGTCTACCGCGGCCCGAACCTGATGTCCGGGTACTGGAACAAGCCCGAGGCCACCGCGGAGGCCTTCGAGGGCGGCTGGTTCCACTCCGGGGACCTGGTCCGCGAGGACGCCGACGGCTTCCTCTACGTCGTGGACCGCAAGAAGGACATGATCATCTCCGGCGGGGAGAACATCTACTGCGCCGAGGTCGAGAACGTGCTGGCCGCGCATCCGGCCGTCGCGGACGTGGCCGTGGTGGCGGCGCCGCACGAGCGCTGGGGCGAGACCCCGGTCGCGGTGGTCGTGGCCGCGGACCCGGCCGCGCCGCCGACACTCGACGACCTCGCGGACTGGTGCCGCACCCGGCTGGCCTCCTACAAGAAGCCGACCCAGCTCCTCCTGCTGGACGCCCTGCCCCGCAACGCCTCCGGCAAGGTCCTCAAGCCCGTCCTGCGGCAGACCGTCCGCACCTGA
- a CDS encoding AMP-binding protein, producing MTTETVTPTPALHSGATMGSLVLRTLRRYPDRTAFVSATGSFSYAATADLIGRFQHVLAAHGLVRGMRVGLLAGNSAEAWCAGMAVQASGMATSWLHPMGSVEDQLYQLADLDAAACIVDARGHAGRGAALAEGAGGLPVLGLGPSDFGPDLLAEAAAAGAVTARDLARPEDIALVNYTGGTTGRPKGVMRRHPAVSFISLIANLADFEIPEAPRYLAVAPITHVAGTKVLPVLARGGTVHLLDGFAPDAVLETIERERISMTLFVPTMVYALLDRPELDRTDLSSLELLLYGASPMSPSRLVEGMERIGPVFSQLYGQTECYPISVLRRGDHADPSLMGSCGIPVSTVDVTLLDGDGNEVPPGEPGEICVRGPGVMEEYWKKPGLTAEAFAHGRLHTGDVARADERGYLTIVDRTKDMIISGGFNVFPREVEDALSSHAAVAMAAVFGIVDEKWGEAVTAAVVLRPGATATPEELVRHVRDLKGAVQTPKAVHVLDQLPATAVGKIDKKALRKALAPDATA from the coding sequence ATGACCACCGAGACCGTGACACCGACGCCCGCACTGCACAGCGGCGCCACCATGGGCTCGCTCGTGCTCCGCACGCTGCGGAGGTACCCGGACCGGACGGCGTTCGTGAGCGCCACCGGGTCCTTCAGCTATGCCGCCACGGCGGACCTGATCGGCCGGTTTCAGCACGTCCTCGCCGCCCACGGGCTGGTTCGGGGCATGCGGGTCGGACTGCTCGCCGGCAACAGCGCCGAGGCCTGGTGCGCGGGGATGGCGGTGCAGGCGAGCGGGATGGCGACGTCCTGGCTGCACCCCATGGGTTCGGTCGAGGACCAGCTCTACCAGCTCGCGGACCTGGACGCGGCGGCCTGCATCGTCGACGCCCGCGGGCACGCCGGGCGGGGCGCCGCGCTCGCCGAGGGCGCCGGCGGGCTCCCCGTGCTCGGGCTCGGCCCGTCGGACTTCGGGCCGGACCTGCTCGCCGAGGCCGCCGCCGCGGGTGCGGTGACCGCCCGGGACCTCGCCCGGCCGGAGGACATCGCACTGGTCAACTACACCGGCGGGACGACCGGGCGGCCGAAGGGCGTGATGCGCCGCCACCCCGCGGTGTCGTTCATCAGCCTGATCGCCAACCTCGCGGACTTCGAGATCCCCGAGGCCCCGCGCTACCTGGCCGTCGCGCCGATCACGCACGTCGCGGGGACCAAGGTGCTGCCGGTCCTCGCCCGCGGCGGCACCGTCCACCTGCTCGACGGGTTCGCCCCGGACGCGGTGCTGGAGACGATCGAGCGCGAGAGGATCTCGATGACGCTCTTCGTCCCGACGATGGTCTACGCCCTGCTCGACCGGCCCGAGCTGGACCGCACGGACCTGTCCTCGCTGGAGCTGCTGCTCTACGGCGCGTCCCCGATGTCCCCGAGCCGGCTCGTCGAGGGCATGGAGCGGATCGGGCCGGTGTTCAGCCAGCTCTACGGCCAGACGGAGTGCTACCCGATCAGCGTCCTGCGCCGCGGGGACCACGCCGACCCCTCGCTCATGGGCTCCTGCGGGATCCCGGTGAGCACCGTCGACGTCACCCTGCTCGACGGCGACGGCAACGAGGTCCCGCCCGGTGAGCCCGGCGAGATCTGCGTGCGCGGGCCCGGCGTGATGGAGGAGTACTGGAAGAAGCCCGGCCTCACCGCCGAGGCCTTCGCTCACGGCCGGCTGCACACCGGCGACGTGGCCCGGGCGGACGAGCGCGGGTACCTGACGATCGTCGACCGCACCAAGGACATGATCATCAGCGGCGGTTTCAACGTCTTCCCGCGCGAGGTCGAGGACGCGCTGAGCAGCCATGCGGCCGTCGCGATGGCCGCGGTGTTCGGGATCGTCGACGAGAAGTGGGGCGAGGCCGTGACCGCGGCGGTCGTGTTGCGCCCCGGCGCCACCGCCACGCCCGAGGAGCTGGTCCGGCACGTCCGCGACCTCAAGGGCGCGGTGCAGACGCCCAAGGCCGTCCACGTGCTGGACCAGCTCCCGGCGACGGCCGTCGGCAAGATCGACAAGAAGGCCCTGCGGAAGGCCCTCGCACCTGATGCGACTGCTTGA
- a CDS encoding NAD(P)H-dependent flavin oxidoreductase has translation MSGRLPPHLGDRLRLPVIAAPMLRVSGPDLVKAACAAGVVGAFPTANARTVAELDEWLDEIGAAATPATAPHAPNLIIRQPRMPRDLEVLVRHRAEVVITSVGSPAEVVGPLHEVGTLVLADVATLRHAHRAVEAGADGLVLLTAGAGGQTGWLNPFAFVRAVRAFFDGPLVLAGGIGDGRALLAARLLGCDLGYMGTSFIATAESMAATDYKRMLVDSGIDDVVLTKAFTGLPTNMLAPAIRAAGLDPANLDEHVSPAEAAQLYGGGSPDLGPKRWVDVWSAGHSVSAVREIPTAAELVARTLREYDEARATAL, from the coding sequence GTGAGCGGACGGCTGCCCCCGCACCTCGGCGACCGGCTGCGCCTGCCGGTCATCGCCGCGCCCATGCTGCGCGTCTCCGGTCCCGACCTGGTGAAGGCCGCCTGTGCCGCCGGCGTCGTCGGCGCGTTCCCGACGGCCAACGCGCGCACCGTCGCCGAGCTGGACGAATGGCTCGACGAGATCGGCGCCGCCGCCACCCCCGCGACGGCACCGCACGCCCCCAACCTGATCATCCGCCAGCCCCGGATGCCCCGGGACCTCGAGGTCCTCGTCCGGCACCGGGCCGAGGTCGTGATCACCAGCGTCGGGTCGCCGGCCGAGGTCGTCGGGCCGCTGCACGAGGTCGGCACCCTGGTGCTGGCGGACGTCGCGACCCTGCGGCACGCACACCGCGCCGTCGAGGCCGGCGCGGACGGTCTGGTGCTGCTCACGGCCGGTGCGGGCGGGCAGACCGGCTGGCTCAACCCGTTCGCGTTCGTGCGGGCCGTCCGGGCGTTCTTCGACGGGCCGCTCGTGCTCGCCGGCGGCATCGGCGACGGCAGGGCGCTGCTCGCCGCGCGGCTGCTCGGCTGCGACCTCGGCTACATGGGCACGTCGTTCATCGCGACCGCGGAGTCCATGGCCGCGACGGACTACAAGCGGATGCTCGTGGACAGCGGCATCGACGACGTCGTCCTGACGAAGGCGTTCACCGGCCTGCCCACCAACATGCTGGCGCCGGCGATCCGCGCCGCGGGCCTGGACCCCGCGAACCTGGACGAGCACGTGTCCCCCGCCGAGGCGGCCCAGCTCTACGGCGGCGGCAGCCCGGACCTCGGCCCCAAGCGGTGGGTCGACGTGTGGAGCGCCGGCCACTCGGTCTCCGCGGTCCGGGAGATCCCGACGGCGGCCGAGCTCGTCGCCCGCACCCTGCGCGAGTACGACGAGGCCCGCGCGACCGCGCTGTAG
- a CDS encoding SulP family inorganic anion transporter, whose product MSLPALVRRPAWFAPVVLRTEVLSGLVVALALIPEAIAFSIIAGVDPRVGLFASVTMAVTIAFVGGRPAMISAATGAVALVVAPVVREHGVEYLVATVLLAGALQIVLALLGAARLMRFLPRSVMVGFVNALAVLIFVAQLPQLWDVPWLVYPLLLTGLAIMVLLPRLTTVVPAPLVAIVVLTVVTVAAHIAVPTVGDQGALLDSVPLPGLPDVPLTWETLRIIAPYALGMALVGLLESLMTATFVDEITDSRSDKRRESWGQGVANIVTGFFGGMGGCAMIGQTMINVRSGGARTRLSTLLAGVFLLVLCVLLGPVVAQIPMAALVGVMIMVSVGTFDWHSLRTLRRMPRSESAVMLVTVVVTVATHNLAYGVVVGVLTATVLFARRVAQLVEVTSELSADGGTRTYRITGQLFFASSNDLVSRFDYAGDPPSVVVDLTAAHVWDASTVAALDAVRSRYAARGTEVAIAGANENSRTRLEAVPR is encoded by the coding sequence ATGTCCCTCCCTGCGCTCGTGCGGCGCCCCGCCTGGTTCGCACCCGTCGTCCTCCGGACGGAGGTCCTGTCCGGACTGGTCGTCGCGCTGGCGCTCATCCCCGAGGCGATCGCGTTCTCGATCATCGCCGGGGTGGACCCCCGGGTGGGGCTGTTCGCGTCGGTGACCATGGCCGTCACGATCGCGTTCGTGGGCGGGCGGCCGGCGATGATCTCCGCGGCGACCGGCGCGGTCGCCCTGGTCGTGGCCCCGGTCGTGCGGGAGCACGGCGTGGAGTACCTCGTCGCGACGGTGCTGCTCGCGGGAGCGCTGCAGATCGTGCTGGCGCTGCTCGGTGCGGCGCGACTGATGCGCTTCCTGCCGCGCAGCGTGATGGTCGGGTTCGTCAACGCGTTGGCGGTCCTGATCTTCGTGGCGCAGCTTCCGCAGCTCTGGGACGTGCCCTGGCTCGTCTACCCGTTGCTACTCACCGGCCTCGCGATCATGGTCCTGCTGCCGCGGCTGACGACCGTCGTCCCGGCGCCGCTGGTGGCGATCGTCGTGCTGACCGTGGTGACGGTGGCCGCGCACATCGCCGTGCCGACAGTGGGGGACCAGGGCGCACTGCTGGACTCGGTCCCGCTGCCCGGCCTCCCGGACGTCCCGCTGACCTGGGAGACGCTGCGGATCATCGCGCCCTACGCGCTCGGCATGGCGCTCGTCGGGCTGCTGGAGTCCCTGATGACGGCGACGTTCGTGGACGAGATCACCGACAGCCGCTCGGACAAGCGCCGCGAGTCCTGGGGGCAGGGCGTCGCCAACATCGTCACCGGGTTCTTCGGCGGCATGGGCGGCTGCGCCATGATCGGCCAGACGATGATCAACGTCCGGTCCGGCGGCGCGCGCACCCGGCTCTCGACGTTGCTCGCCGGGGTGTTCCTGCTGGTCCTGTGCGTGCTGCTCGGCCCGGTGGTGGCGCAGATCCCGATGGCCGCGCTCGTCGGCGTCATGATCATGGTGTCCGTGGGGACGTTCGACTGGCACAGCCTGCGGACCCTGCGCCGGATGCCGCGCAGCGAGAGCGCGGTGATGCTGGTGACCGTCGTGGTCACGGTCGCCACCCACAACCTCGCCTACGGCGTCGTCGTCGGCGTGCTGACGGCCACCGTCCTGTTCGCCCGCCGGGTCGCCCAGCTCGTCGAGGTGACGAGCGAGCTCTCCGCCGACGGCGGCACCCGGACCTACCGGATCACCGGCCAGCTGTTCTTCGCCTCCAGCAACGACCTGGTGAGCCGGTTCGACTACGCCGGCGACCCCCCGTCCGTCGTCGTGGACCTGACCGCGGCGCACGTCTGGGACGCCTCGACGGTGGCCGCGCTCGACGCCGTCCGCTCCCGGTACGCGGCGCGCGGCACCGAGGTGGCGATCGCCGGGGCGAACGAGAACAGCCGGACCCGCCTCGAGGCCGTCCCGCGCTGA
- a CDS encoding nucleoside phosphorylase, producing the protein MDLPLLEDDLAQPAVLNPEMVVKPGASLPEAAVLCFFPEVVDAAGAEGRRVLRLRSELGPWPVYEIEVDGRPVAVIQPGIGAPLSVIFLEELIALGVRAVVAVGGCGSLVPELTVGHAVVVDSAVRDEGTSLHYLPPARVVDADPAGVATLAETLDEAGVPYVTARTWTTDAIFRETRSRVDRRREEGCAVVEMEASALIAVARHRGISLAHLLLAGDSLAGEAWEHRGWTTARAARDGLFRLAARAALAL; encoded by the coding sequence GTGGACCTTCCCCTGCTCGAGGACGACCTCGCCCAGCCCGCCGTGCTGAACCCGGAGATGGTGGTGAAGCCGGGCGCCTCGCTGCCCGAGGCCGCGGTCCTGTGCTTCTTCCCGGAGGTGGTCGACGCGGCCGGCGCGGAGGGGCGGCGGGTCCTGCGCCTGCGCTCCGAGCTCGGCCCGTGGCCGGTGTACGAGATCGAGGTCGACGGACGACCGGTGGCGGTGATCCAGCCCGGCATCGGCGCGCCGCTGTCGGTGATCTTCCTCGAGGAGCTGATCGCGCTCGGGGTGCGCGCGGTCGTGGCCGTCGGCGGGTGCGGCTCGCTGGTCCCTGAGCTCACGGTCGGGCACGCCGTCGTCGTCGACAGCGCGGTGCGGGACGAGGGCACGTCGCTCCACTACCTGCCGCCCGCGCGCGTGGTGGACGCCGACCCCGCGGGCGTCGCGACGCTCGCGGAGACCCTCGACGAGGCGGGCGTCCCGTACGTGACCGCCCGCACCTGGACCACGGACGCGATCTTCCGCGAGACCCGCAGCCGCGTCGACCGGCGCCGCGAGGAGGGCTGCGCGGTGGTCGAGATGGAGGCGTCCGCGCTGATCGCGGTGGCCCGGCACCGCGGGATCTCGCTGGCCCACCTGCTGCTGGCGGGCGACTCACTGGCCGGCGAGGCCTGGGAGCACCGCGGCTGGACGACCGCGCGGGCCGCCCGGGACGGCCTGTTCCGGCTCGCCGCCCGGGCGGCGCTGGCGCTGTGA
- a CDS encoding VOC family protein, with protein MPQPEGAQLEAVRARRADLREKYLHAVADRPATTVRGVHHLALIAKDVEETIRFYQDLLGFPLVELVENRDYAGSSHFFFDIGNGNLLGFFDFPGHGHPEFQETIGAVQHLALSTSPEEFEAARKRLDEAGVEYLGPDRGVDNSLYIRDPNGVGLEFYREELGKFEGEPLLG; from the coding sequence ATGCCGCAGCCCGAGGGAGCCCAGCTCGAGGCGGTCCGCGCCCGGCGCGCCGACCTGCGCGAGAAGTACCTGCACGCGGTCGCCGACCGCCCGGCCACCACGGTCCGGGGCGTGCATCACCTGGCCCTGATCGCCAAGGACGTGGAGGAGACGATCCGGTTCTACCAGGACCTGCTCGGCTTCCCGCTCGTCGAGCTCGTCGAGAACCGGGACTACGCCGGCTCGTCGCACTTCTTCTTCGACATCGGCAACGGCAACCTGCTCGGCTTCTTCGACTTCCCCGGCCACGGGCACCCGGAGTTCCAGGAGACGATCGGGGCGGTGCAGCACCTGGCGCTGTCGACCTCGCCGGAGGAGTTCGAGGCGGCGCGGAAGCGGCTCGACGAGGCGGGCGTCGAGTACCTCGGCCCGGACCGCGGCGTGGACAACAGCCTCTACATCCGGGACCCCAACGGCGTCGGCCTGGAGTTCTACCGCGAGGAGCTGGGCAAGTTCGAGGGTGAGCCGCTGCTCGGCTGA
- a CDS encoding LCP family protein, producing the protein MMPRSAAEPPPFRPPSSDRPVALPRPPRPPKRRNWRRRITVAIALILIAFIGFGVYLDQNLQRVAALPADSAATSSGTNWLIVGSDSREGLSAEDEENLATGDAAGQRTDTIMLIHSGSSGSVLVSLPRDSYVPIAGHGSNKLNSAYAFGGPQLLISSVEAATGLHIDHYAEIGFGGFVGAVDAVGGITMDIPEAIKDPKAGLDIKAGTQELDGATALGYVRTRATASSDFGRVARQRALLSALIAKATSPSTLANPFRLVPLANAMTGTITVDDGDHIWNLASLGLALRGVSGGDGVATTVPVGSTPNIGGQSVVRWDKTRASSLFGALQKDVKPPETAQGP; encoded by the coding sequence ATGATGCCCCGGTCCGCCGCCGAGCCGCCGCCGTTCCGCCCGCCGTCGTCGGACCGGCCCGTCGCGCTGCCACGGCCGCCGCGTCCGCCGAAGCGCCGCAACTGGCGCCGCCGGATCACCGTCGCGATCGCCCTGATCCTCATCGCGTTCATCGGGTTCGGCGTCTACCTGGACCAGAACCTGCAGCGCGTGGCGGCCCTGCCCGCGGACAGCGCCGCGACGTCGTCGGGCACGAACTGGCTGATCGTCGGCTCGGACAGCCGCGAAGGGCTCTCCGCCGAGGACGAGGAGAACCTCGCCACCGGCGACGCCGCGGGCCAGCGCACGGACACGATCATGTTGATCCACAGCGGCAGCTCGGGATCGGTGCTGGTCAGCCTGCCGCGGGACTCCTACGTGCCGATCGCCGGGCACGGCAGCAACAAGCTCAACTCCGCCTACGCGTTCGGCGGGCCGCAGCTGCTCATCAGCTCCGTCGAGGCGGCGACCGGGCTGCACATCGACCACTACGCCGAGATCGGGTTCGGCGGCTTCGTCGGCGCGGTCGACGCCGTCGGCGGCATCACGATGGACATCCCCGAGGCCATCAAGGACCCGAAGGCGGGCCTGGACATCAAGGCGGGCACCCAGGAGCTCGACGGCGCGACGGCGCTGGGCTACGTCCGCACCAGGGCCACGGCGAGCTCGGACTTCGGCCGGGTCGCCCGGCAGCGCGCGCTGCTCTCGGCCCTGATCGCGAAGGCGACCAGCCCGAGCACCCTCGCCAACCCGTTCCGGCTGGTCCCGCTGGCCAACGCGATGACGGGCACGATCACCGTCGACGACGGCGACCACATCTGGAACCTGGCCTCGCTCGGCCTCGCGCTGCGCGGGGTGTCCGGCGGGGACGGGGTCGCGACGACGGTGCCCGTGGGCTCGACGCCGAACATCGGCGGCCAGTCCGTGGTCCGCTGGGACAAGACCCGCGCGAGCAGCCTCTTCGGAGCCCTGCAGAAGGACGTCAAGCCGCCGGAGACCGCCCAGGGCCCGTGA
- the ku gene encoding non-homologous end joining protein Ku, with product MRAMWSGAVSFGLVSVPIKLYSATTNHDVRFHQVHGVDGGRIKYKRTCSACGEEVEYADIVKGYETEDGELITLDENDLDSLPVASGHEIDVIEFVPADQIDPLLFDKSYYLEPETKAAKPYALLREALKETDRMAVVKVALRQRESIALLRVRDKVIVLQTMLWPDEVREPDFDILDADVELRPQEQKMAASLVESLGADFDPAQFEDEYRDAVVELIESKKSSGATRPAPVAEKSSDDGADSMTDLLTALQRSVEAAKGAAADKTGTSGSSTKAEPEDDPAPVKKPAARKPAARRPAAKKTAASAEEDKPEKKPATRKRRTA from the coding sequence ATGCGCGCGATGTGGAGTGGCGCGGTGTCCTTCGGGCTGGTCAGCGTGCCGATCAAGCTGTACTCGGCGACGACGAACCACGACGTGCGGTTCCACCAGGTGCACGGCGTGGACGGCGGGCGGATCAAGTACAAACGGACGTGCTCGGCGTGCGGCGAGGAGGTCGAGTACGCGGACATCGTGAAGGGCTACGAGACCGAGGACGGCGAGCTGATCACGCTCGACGAGAACGACCTCGACTCGCTGCCCGTCGCGAGCGGCCACGAGATCGACGTCATCGAGTTCGTCCCCGCGGACCAGATCGACCCGCTCCTGTTCGACAAGAGCTACTACCTCGAGCCGGAGACGAAGGCCGCCAAGCCCTACGCGCTGCTGCGCGAGGCGCTCAAGGAGACGGACCGGATGGCCGTGGTGAAGGTCGCCCTGCGGCAGCGGGAGAGCATCGCGCTGCTCCGGGTGCGGGACAAGGTCATCGTGCTGCAGACGATGCTCTGGCCGGACGAGGTCCGCGAGCCGGACTTCGACATCCTCGACGCGGACGTGGAGCTGCGCCCGCAGGAGCAGAAGATGGCCGCGTCGCTGGTCGAGAGCCTGGGCGCGGACTTCGATCCCGCCCAGTTCGAGGACGAGTACCGGGACGCGGTCGTCGAGCTGATCGAGTCGAAGAAGTCCAGCGGGGCCACGCGGCCCGCGCCGGTCGCCGAGAAGTCGTCGGACGACGGCGCGGACTCGATGACGGACCTGCTCACGGCCCTGCAGCGCAGCGTCGAGGCGGCGAAGGGCGCGGCCGCGGACAAGACCGGCACGTCCGGCTCCTCGACGAAGGCCGAGCCCGAGGACGATCCGGCCCCGGTGAAGAAGCCCGCGGCCCGCAAACCGGCCGCCCGCAGACCGGCGGCGAAGAAGACCGCGGCGTCCGCGGAGGAGGACAAGCCGGAGAAGAAGCCCGCCACCCGCAAGCGCCGCACCGCCTGA
- the ligD gene encoding non-homologous end-joining DNA ligase, which yields MLATPGGLPTGPEWVYEVKWDGMRVLAEVTDGVLRLLTRTGRDVTANFPEFAVIADLAPDVLLDGEAVLLDDGVPSFAALAERLHGPVSPARAAAHPATLMVFDVMRLYGVPLLDRPLDERRATLERMDVDPLPTVELSPLYTDGGALFEATARRGMEGVVAKLKESPYRPGRRSPSWVKVTHRHTQTCLVGGWRQERPGRSGRIATLLLGVPDGDRLEFAGRVCAGLDGAAVQRVLADLLGDAAVETSPFSDRLPRVDSAGARWCDPLVAVEVAHLGWTVTGRLRQPVFRGVRADVEPAEIRREGAP from the coding sequence ATGCTCGCCACCCCAGGAGGCCTCCCGACCGGCCCCGAATGGGTCTACGAGGTCAAGTGGGACGGCATGCGGGTGCTCGCCGAGGTCACCGACGGTGTGCTCCGGCTCCTCACCCGGACCGGCCGGGACGTCACCGCGAACTTCCCCGAGTTCGCCGTGATCGCGGACCTGGCGCCGGACGTGCTGCTCGACGGCGAGGCCGTCCTGCTCGACGACGGCGTGCCCAGCTTCGCGGCCCTCGCCGAACGCCTGCACGGCCCGGTCAGCCCGGCCCGCGCCGCCGCGCACCCGGCCACGCTGATGGTCTTCGACGTCATGCGGCTCTACGGCGTCCCCCTGCTGGACCGGCCGCTGGACGAGCGTCGCGCGACCCTCGAACGCATGGACGTCGACCCGCTGCCCACCGTCGAGCTGTCCCCGCTCTACACCGACGGGGGCGCGCTCTTCGAGGCCACCGCGCGGCGCGGCATGGAGGGCGTGGTCGCCAAGCTGAAGGAGAGCCCGTACCGGCCGGGGCGCCGCAGCCCGAGCTGGGTGAAGGTGACCCACCGGCACACCCAGACCTGCCTGGTCGGCGGCTGGCGGCAGGAACGGCCGGGCCGGTCCGGGCGCATCGCGACGCTGCTGCTCGGCGTCCCGGACGGGGACCGGCTGGAGTTCGCCGGCCGGGTCTGTGCGGGCCTCGACGGGGCGGCCGTGCAACGCGTGCTCGCGGACCTGCTGGGCGACGCGGCCGTGGAGACGTCCCCGTTCAGCGACCGGCTGCCGCGCGTCGACTCCGCGGGCGCGCGATGGTGCGACCCGCTCGTCGCGGTCGAGGTCGCGCACCTGGGCTGGACGGTCACGGGCCGGCTGCGCCAGCCCGTCTTCCGGGGCGTGCGCGCGGACGTGGAGCCAGCGGAGATCCGCCGCGAGGGCGCCCCGTGA
- a CDS encoding Rv0909 family putative TA system antitoxin, with the protein MDFDALKGQAEKLLEEHGGTVEDLAEKAGEFVKGRFGHEDQVDMVVDKIKDFVPDTPAAAPHPQA; encoded by the coding sequence ATGGATTTCGACGCACTCAAGGGGCAGGCCGAGAAGCTGCTCGAGGAGCACGGCGGGACGGTCGAGGACCTCGCCGAGAAGGCCGGCGAGTTCGTCAAGGGCCGGTTCGGCCACGAGGACCAGGTGGACATGGTCGTCGACAAGATCAAGGACTTCGTCCCGGACACACCGGCCGCCGCTCCGCACCCGCAGGCCTGA